Proteins encoded by one window of Dreissena polymorpha isolate Duluth1 chromosome 11, UMN_Dpol_1.0, whole genome shotgun sequence:
- the LOC127851235 gene encoding uncharacterized protein LOC127851235, with product MATKVFVLSVCSMLGLISQCNGQMDFSDPFMASLLFGGSNMFGGHSSITHGSASSSVDASASVNVGASSNVPDMKSTVAFIVGQEATPDDGLIQYAAQNGWPPRSEMDLINYIPHFQRIARATFAPHLAKIALETVKTAENQRNASLASQINPAEKANSVQSAVTEMKALTEELNNLVMQRSMDWANLHLKGGATPHTTPSSNGGFDALMPFAMMGGMI from the exons ATGGCAACTAAAGTGTTCGTTTTGTCGGTGTGTTCAATGCTTGGTTTAATTTCTCAAT GTAACGGTCAGATGGATTTTAGTGATCCCTTTATGGCTTCCTTGTTATTCGGGGGCAGCAACATGTTTGGGGGACATTCATCGATCACACATGGTAGTGCTTCTTCCTCCGTGGACGCTAGCGCGTCCGTTAACGTCGGCGCGTCCTCAAACGTCCCAGACATGAAAAGCACGGTAGCGTTCATCGTAGGGCAGGAAGCGACTCCCGACGACGGCCTCATTCAGTACGCCGCGCAGAATGGCTGGCCCCCGCGAAGCGAAATGGATTTGATCAATTACATCCCGCATTTCCAGCGAATCGCGCGGGCCACTTTTGCTCCTCATCTTGCGAAAATAGCGCTTGAGACCGTTAAGACGGCCGAGAACCAGCGAAATGCTTCTCTCGCGTCCCAGATCAACCCTGCAGAAAAGGCAAACTCCGTTCAATCCGCCGTCACAGAGATGAAAGCGCTTACTGAGGAACTGAACAATCTCGTAATGCAGAGATCAATGGATTGGGCGAACCTACACCTAAAGGGAGGTGCGACCCCGCACACCACTCCTAGTTCGAACGGCGGATTTGATGCCCTGATGCCTTTCGCAATGATGGGAGGAATGATATAA